A window of Calliopsis andreniformis isolate RMS-2024a chromosome 3, iyCalAndr_principal, whole genome shotgun sequence contains these coding sequences:
- the LOC143189066 gene encoding NAD(P)H oxidoreductase RTN4IP1, mitochondrial, whose amino-acid sequence MEEIWFHLSNQFESFQIRTSVVIQQAQQWITTWLTQARQLFYELYNDENTQNMKDIVQHILFWIQKVWEQLQFHYYSSHFSMKGFYQQIINLCNNEVSKRELAFCLAGVTIGTLIGYYAGINWGHISHHMHHMKAIICHSLIGIEGVSMVEDVEMPMIQRSNELLIQVKAASLNVIDAKICEGYSKVYRRLLNSGRYKDLPVTLGRDCTGVVVGIGQRVINFDIGDEVFLAVPSWASGTMTEYIIVPETQVVKRPKRFTFEAAACLPYSGCLAWDALVNKSNIQEGNAKGKRVLICGGNTPVGCILTQLVKLWGGYVVTMCRQNAISVSKALGADEVILLNGSNIEKELQLYDKYTAIFYTGGEQIDERILRQHLVPSGSYVSTVPEQLTSDSLGFIFGSIFAGCVRITLLVQYVFGFNVYHWKDGSKLNATYLQALCDLADADQLQMVMDRVYGPHNIEQALHHILDPNAIGSTIVTFQ is encoded by the exons ATGGAAGAGATCTGGTTCCATCTATCAAATCAGTTTGAATCGTTTCAG ATTCGAACATCAGTAGTTATACAGCAAGCCCAACAATGGATCACAACATGGTTAACACAAGCACGTCAACTTTTTTATGAATTATACAATGATGAAAACACACAGAACATGAAGGACATTGTACAACATATACTTTTTTGGATTCAAAAAGTCTGGGAACAATTACAGTTTCATTATTATAGCTCACATTTTAGTATGAAAGGATTTTATCAACAAATAATAAACTTATGTAATAATGAAG taTCAAAAAGGGAGCTAGCATTTTGCCTAGCAGGTGTAACCATAGGTACATTAATTGGTTATTATGCTGGAATTAATTGGGGACATATATCACATCATATGCATCATATGAAAGCTATTATCTGTCACAGTCTTATTGGTATCGAG GGTGTGTCTATGGTAGAAGATGTAGAAATGCCTATGATTCAAAGGTCTAACGAACTGCTAATACAAGTTAAAGCAGCCTCTCTTAATGTTATTGATGCAAAAATTTGTGAAGGATATTCTAAAGTATATAGAAGACTGCTCAATTCTGGA AGATACAAAGATCTTCCAGTAACATTAGGCAGAGATTGTACAGGAGTGGTGGTAGGTATTGGACAAAGAGTAATTAATTTTGATATTGGAGATGAAGTATTTTTAGCTGTACCTTCATGGGCTTCTGGTACAATGACAGAATATATAATCGTCCCAGAAACTCAGGTAGTTAAACGACCAAAACGTTTTACTTTTGAAGCAGCTGCCTGTCTACCATACAGTGGTTGCTTAGCTTGGGATGCCTTAGTTAATAAGTCTAATATCCAAGAGGGCAATGCAAAAGGGAAACG TGTACTCATATGTGGTGGAAATACGCCAGTCGGTTGTATTTTAACTCAACTGGTTAAACTGTGGGGTGGATATGTAGTTACAATGTGTAGACAGAATGCAATTTCTGTCTCAAAAGCTCTAGGAGCAGATGAAGTTATATTATTAAATGGTTCAAATATCGAGAAAGAGTTACAGTTATACGACAA ATATACTGCTATTTTTTATACTGGGGGAGAACAAATTGATGAACGTATATTAAGGCAACATTTAGTGCCTTCTGGTTCCTATGTATCTACAGTTCCTGAACAATTAACATCAGATTCGTTAGGTTTTATATTTGGAAGTATATTTGCCGGATGTGTACGAATAACATTACTAGTACAG TACGTATTTGGATTTAATGTATATCACTGGAAAGATGGTTCAAAACTTAATGCGACGTATTTACAAGCATTGTGTGATCTAGCTGATGCTGATCAATTACAAATGGTTATGGACAGAGTATATGGTCCTCATAATATTGAACAAGCATTACATCACATACTAGACCCCAATGCTATTGGTAGTACTATAGTAACATTTCAATGA
- the LOC143188855 gene encoding uncharacterized protein LOC143188855 translates to MGRKSIETNTEDRKIIINLHNPCKTLSEISRIINRPRSTIQDTFNRYGLRKTMKNNLRNGNISPSTIRNVLRTQGCHARMKVNLISSAPMDVIPYGEEKMKLIMLKTCKQPTVKHSGGSICVWDCMSATRVEELHFIEGIIDSGLYINILKTNLHASVEKLGIKHNFVFMQDMTPMCTFRQ, encoded by the exons ATGGGTCGAAAAAGCATAGAAACGAACACTGAAGACaggaaaataattataaatttacATAATCCATGTAAAACTCTTTCAGAAATCTCTCGTATCATTAACAGACCTCGATCTACGATTCAAGACACATTTAATCGATACGGATTACgcaaaacaatgaaaaataatttgagAA ATGGCAACATTTCACCTAGTACCATTAGAAATGTGTTACGGACACAAGGATGTCATGCCAGA ATGAAAGTAAATTTAATATCTTCGGCTCCGATGGACGTTATACCGTATGGAGAAGAAAAAATGAAGCTTATAATGTTGAAAACTTGCAAGCAACCTACTGTGAAGCATAGTGGTGGGTCTATTTGTGTTTGGGATTGCATGAGTGCTACTAGAGTTGAAGAATTGCATTTCATAGAAGGGATCATAGATTCTGGATTATATATTAACATTTTAAAAACAAACCTCCATGCTAGTGTGGAAAAATTAGGAATCAAACATAATTTTGTCTTCATGCAGGACATGACCCCAA TGTGTACATTTCGACAATGA